From Verrucomicrobiia bacterium, the proteins below share one genomic window:
- a CDS encoding Rne/Rng family ribonuclease, with amino-acid sequence MKREILISQEANEKRVAILEDGRLEELYMERSDHGRMFGNIYKGKVKTVIKGIGAAFVDLGTKKDGFLYVADALQNPLDPELDGDSGDIDDEEDDEDEAEGNGRPQKKRRRHHQGRERMKSIDEVLKIGQEVIVQVVKEAIRNKGPRLTTHFSIPARYLVMMPGESKVGISRRIEDRKERDRIRQIFESMELPKGVGFIVRTAGEGKSEKEFARDIRYLTRQWARIEKGMNEGRAPNLIHQELDLVERVIRDHLTDETDKIVVDNKDLFHRVKRFVGIYLQGGHTLKVEMYKGNESLFEKFNVEKEIEATFQRNVYLKSGGHIVIEQTESLVAIDVNTGKFTGTRNLEETVYKNNMEAAWEVARQLRLRDVGGIVIIDFIDMERHENRRNLMRAFKEAVRPDRAKINILPMSELGLVEMTRQRIKASHESTVHRTCPYCNGRGIVKSPTSMAIQTIRELRKALAHSSNRLVNAYVHPTVSERLLNQEKRALQQLESTKNSRIYVFSEPSMHLEDINITFVQ; translated from the coding sequence ATGAAACGGGAAATTCTCATCAGTCAGGAAGCCAATGAAAAAAGGGTCGCCATTCTCGAAGACGGCCGTCTGGAAGAGCTCTACATGGAGCGCTCCGACCACGGAAGAATGTTCGGGAATATTTATAAAGGAAAGGTGAAGACCGTCATCAAGGGCATCGGCGCCGCCTTCGTGGACCTGGGAACCAAGAAAGACGGGTTCCTCTATGTCGCCGACGCCTTGCAAAACCCTCTGGATCCGGAACTCGACGGCGACTCCGGCGATATTGATGATGAAGAAGACGACGAGGACGAAGCGGAAGGCAATGGCCGTCCGCAGAAGAAGCGCCGCCGCCACCATCAGGGGCGCGAGCGGATGAAGTCCATCGACGAAGTCCTGAAAATCGGCCAGGAAGTCATCGTGCAGGTTGTCAAGGAGGCCATCCGAAACAAGGGGCCCCGCCTGACCACTCACTTTTCCATTCCCGCGCGTTATTTGGTGATGATGCCCGGCGAATCCAAGGTCGGTATTTCACGCCGGATCGAAGACCGGAAAGAGCGGGATCGCATCCGACAGATTTTCGAATCCATGGAGCTGCCCAAGGGCGTCGGCTTCATCGTGCGCACGGCCGGTGAAGGTAAGAGCGAAAAAGAATTCGCGCGCGACATCCGGTATTTGACCCGTCAATGGGCGCGCATTGAAAAGGGAATGAACGAGGGGCGCGCTCCGAACCTCATCCATCAGGAGCTGGATCTCGTCGAACGCGTGATCCGCGACCACCTGACCGATGAAACCGACAAGATCGTCGTGGACAACAAAGACCTGTTTCACCGGGTTAAACGCTTCGTCGGGATTTACCTCCAGGGCGGGCACACGCTCAAGGTCGAGATGTACAAGGGCAACGAATCGCTTTTCGAAAAGTTCAACGTCGAAAAAGAGATCGAGGCCACGTTCCAGCGCAACGTGTACCTGAAATCCGGCGGCCACATCGTGATCGAGCAGACGGAAAGCCTTGTTGCGATCGACGTGAACACCGGCAAATTCACGGGCACCCGAAATCTCGAGGAAACCGTCTACAAAAACAATATGGAAGCGGCCTGGGAAGTTGCCCGGCAGCTCCGGCTGCGGGACGTCGGCGGCATCGTGATCATCGACTTCATCGACATGGAGCGGCACGAAAACCGGCGGAACCTGATGCGCGCCTTCAAGGAAGCCGTGAGGCCGGACCGCGCTAAAATCAACATCCTGCCCATGTCCGAGCTCGGCCTCGTGGAAATGACGCGGCAGAGGATCAAGGCTTCGCACGAAAGCACGGTTCACAGGACCTGTCCGTATTGCAATGGCCGCGGCATCGTCAAATCGCCGACGAGCATGGCCATCCAGACCATCCGGGAACTGCGCAAGGCCCTGGCGCATTCCAGCAACAGGCTGGTCAATGCGTACGTGCACCCGACGGTTTCCGAGCGCCTGCTGAATCAGGAGAAACGTGCCCTGCAGCAGCTGGAGAGCACTAAAAACAGCCGGATTTACGTGTTTTCCGAGCCGAGCATGCACCTCGAGGACATCAACATTACGTTTGTCCAGTAG